The Cydia amplana chromosome 1, ilCydAmpl1.1, whole genome shotgun sequence DNA segment CTactttttttaaagtacttagcagtaaagttataaaatagtataaaaaCCGGCCTTGACAATTGCTAATGTAGATGATAACAATTGTATCCTTAACCACAGGTCATGGTGAGCGCCTACTTGGAAGCTAAGCCCAGCACCAATGTCGTGCTCCTGGACTGGTCTAATATGTCACATGGCTCGTACTTGGTCAACGCTGCAAGGAACACTAAAAAGGTAATGCGCGTGGGTCATGCACAGCATCTCTAGGTACGGATATAGGTATCCAAATTTTAAGGCTAGTACGTCGTCTCGTCTTCTTTTTCCAGGAACACAAGCGCCACCACAAATTATACAATAGTTCTAACGTTGATATTATGTCACAATACAGAAACTGCATAAAAATGTATAGTTATGTAGGTATTCGTCCTTGAGGTACAGCCTACCTTAGTAGGTATCTTAGATAAGAGCCGGTTTTACTTACTCGTGTAACAGCGTAGATATGTAGTTTACCTTCACGAAGATGAATAACGCTAGACCTGAAATCTGTATCAAATTCTCGGCTATGTGCGTTTcgctttgtttatgttatttataatatcgaTGAGTGAGTAAGTGATCGTTCTGGTTTTACAACACAGTTTTTTACATAAGTACCGCGTTTTACAAGAATGTGAAATTAATTTGTCTTAGAGTCTGGACATTAACCgtgattaatttaaatgttttatattttactaaaattagaagcattacttaatttaatagcagatatatgtacctactagagtacaagtacctacctactacaaatACCGAGGTCTgtgtattatatattatttatttatcgtatggcatatcAATCGACAATTGAATTTTATTACCGACACGTTTATGTTTTATTAACGCAAGCAGCTAAATCTTGGGAAATGAATGTCTGCTTGTACACATTTCAGGTGGGCGCAGCGGCAGCAGAGCAGATCCACAATCTGCTGGAATCCGGACTGCAGCTGGAGAAGCTGCACGTCGTCGGACACTCGCTCGGCAGCCACGTCGCCGGCTACACGGCGAGGGAGCTCAAGAACAAATATCAAAAGACTGTCAAAAGGTTAGAAATCATTTCAAACCGTACGGTAGATAACACACCTCGTTGCGTCCAttgtaatatttacttatttatttatataggtatcctGATACCTAATCCTAATTCCTGAATTACAACAGCTATAAACGatacattaataataataataaatacgttttgaaagccgagaaggacaagtccagtaagtagaCTTGGcgcacgagataaccgccatgtgggatgttgattcgacgatcattgtcccgatagtcgttaaagtaaacggtctaatagcgaagagtctcgaccaacatcttgagagactctcgctaggtggttggatcaagggtcatatgcagaaggcggtgatcttggacacggcgcggatagtccgcctgTTCTTCtgtctgcggccctgaccactggcagcttgggccttgccccgctacTGGCGGCACACTAAATAggtgttttttataatatgtattttgtatggtttttgtatccatattataaaataacctaacttaagtcTGAAGAGAAATAAAAGAAGTAAATACGTTTAATTCAGGCCAGGGGCCCATAAAGTTGTTACATACAACAAAAATGATTAAAACATTGAAGATAGACAACTACTCTGCAACTAAATCAATGAATATTAATTTAGGTTTATATACATGCTTCGAATTTCCGTTTGTGAATGTTTTGAActgaacatacctacatataaagtaGTCATGCTAAAACTATtcattgatgaaaaaaaattgttttagatTAACCGCTCTCGATCCGGCCTTCCCAGCGTTTTACCCCGACGGCGTGATGATGGAGCACGTGAGCGCCAAGGACGCCGAGTTCGTGGACGTGATCCACACGGACGCCGGCGGCTACGGCGCGCCCGTGCGCACGGGGACCGCCGACTTCTGGCCCAACGGCGGCAAGAGCATACAGCCCGGCTGCCCGAGGTTCGCCCCCATACCGCTCTCTGATGATAGTAAGTACTGTTCGAGTTTCATTTAGGTACCGCTTTGTCAAGAAATGTATGGTTCATGTAACTATTTAGCAAacgggtatagtttgtagctttctaatagggcccgacggctaatcctattgtctattgttaagtaaaaccgctcgtgccacgtgccacaaccacctgcataaaaaatcgttcgttcactttacccaggtaatggaattacaactcctatggaaattgcaataagattcaaaatgaactaatggatgcACATTTTGTTAGGGTGTGTGTGGTCCGTTCAACTCCGTAACCGaagtactgagtgccggcgagtcgaacgctacagaaccagtctaaaatgtgtcatcgagatgcgtaacaaaggcgcgttatcggagagcgcaccttcAGTGGTTTTTttagcgttggactagcccgcgctcaggtgccaaatataataattaagacccttttttgcaggtaagtagcacgtgcggttttactgaacaatagataaTAGGATTAGCTGTCGGGCTCTATTacaaagctacaaactatatttgCTTAAAGTATTTATTGAAATGTACGATTCAAGCATTTGCTCGACTTGTCGCGCGCTACATTAAATAAGtctgtattataatatttacagatTTATGCAGTCACTGGAGGTCATGGCGCTTCTACGCAGAGTCGATCCGGAACCCGGAGGCGTTCCCGGCATCCCCTGCAGAGTCCTACCAC contains these protein-coding regions:
- the LOC134649597 gene encoding pancreatic lipase-related protein 2-like isoform X2; amino-acid sequence: MLRAVTDGWKRYWWGTGILPDRTNRIEDIYLRFYNGSTEEEYVDFPLGQASRLFEIKGFDKNNPTVLYIHGFIETAQQESVQVMVSAYLEAKPSTNVVLLDWSNMSHGSYLVNAARNTKKVGAAAAEQIHNLLESGLQLEKLHVVGHSLGSHVAGYTARELKNKYQKTVKRLTALDPAFPAFYPDGVMMEHVSAKDAEFVDVIHTDAGGYGAPVRTGTADFWPNGGKSIQPGCPRFAPIPLSDDNLCSHWRSWRFYAESIRNPEAFPASPAESYHKFRDNPTPEVGMVYMGENCNTSAQGSYYLTTNSKTPFGKGMDGINSKSKKQQR
- the LOC134649597 gene encoding pancreatic lipase-related protein 2-like isoform X1, whose product is MYLSQSFSKFSCIIYCFIQFEIVTGDIDVFEFFKIDDGILPDRTNRIEDIYLRFYNGSTEEEYVDFPLGQASRLFEIKGFDKNNPTVLYIHGFIETAQQESVQVMVSAYLEAKPSTNVVLLDWSNMSHGSYLVNAARNTKKVGAAAAEQIHNLLESGLQLEKLHVVGHSLGSHVAGYTARELKNKYQKTVKRLTALDPAFPAFYPDGVMMEHVSAKDAEFVDVIHTDAGGYGAPVRTGTADFWPNGGKSIQPGCPRFAPIPLSDDNLCSHWRSWRFYAESIRNPEAFPASPAESYHKFRDNPTPEVGMVYMGENCNTSAQGSYYLTTNSKTPFGKGMDGINSKSKKQQR